TGTGCCATCTGACAAACACTTTCGAAAGGCGGCTAGAGCTggccgaaacgaaaaaaaaagaagatatgaaGGGGCTCGCAACAGCATTCTTGGTGAGCGATTCCTTGCCAGATGTAGCAATAGACTGGCAATGTTTCTTGAAGAGGCAAAACTACAACCCACAGAGGAGATGGCCGAAGAAACTGCTCATTTTTTAGCAACACCGCAGTATCGAGAGACATGAGAGCCAATACTGTCCTAGTAAGGACGAGTTTAGCGTCGCCAGAAAGCATGAATAGGCAAATTTATTTGGGCAAGCGACTTAATTGCAGGAAATATTTATGGCTTGAGAAAGGCAGACGACTGAGAGACAAGTTGGAAAGGGACAGCGCAGGACGCGGAACAGAAGGAACACACAAAAGCTGACAAAGCAGGTGAGTTTGAGGCAAACGTGACAGCTGTGGTACAAACTCGAGCAGGAAATAAGGGAACCGAACCATTGACGGCAATGCAGGTCACAGCCAGTAATGGATTATCAGCGAATTTAAAGAATTGCAGGATAAAGACAAGTGTATACGAATGTTGTGAACGGAAGATAGGAGAAATAGTGAGAAGGAAAACGAGACAGAGAATCGTGGAATTTGTAAGGAGGAACAACCTATTGTAGCGTAGGTGCGTGTTTAGTACAGGTAGAGAAATACAACAATTGATGATCCCAGAAAAGCTGAAGGGCGCAGTATTGAAGGCAGGACATGTCAGTGTCGTAGCAAACACCATTAAATAAGGAACGCTTCAGAGAGAATCACTGAAGAGTTGTTTTGGATCGGGGCGCAGAGTGATGTAAAACTGCATGTGAAGTCATGTGATGTATGCCGGAAGACAGTGACGCCGGGGCCATGTAGGGAGGGGAGACATAAAATGTGCATGATGATTGCTGAAGAGAATGACAACAAGCAGATACAAACTAACAGTGATAAGACCATGGGGGTAGAGTTACGGTGAACCCTTACCTAGAGGCACCACAAGTAGAAGTGTTGAGCGGGCTGATTACCAAATCTAGATAATTTTTTTCGGACCTATCCGGGCGTACTTAAATCATAGAGTCCGAGCTACAGGGATCGACAGAGGTACCAATGTGTGTCAAAAGCGCGTCTTCTGATTCAAAGGGACTGCCTCCGGAAAATTTGTAGGCGGACTCAGCATGGTAGaccttatacttctgtcaaccaaacgaccaggcaggattccgtaaaggctgctcaacaatagaccatatccacactatcaagcaggtgatagagaaatgtgtggaatataaccaacccttatatatagctttaattgattacgagaaagcgtttgattcagtcgaaacctcagcagtcatagaggctttacggaatcggggtgtagacgagccgtatgtaaaaatactgaaagatatctatagcggctccacagccaccgcagtcctccataaagaaagcaacaataccccaataaagaaaggcgacagacagggagatacgatctctccaatgctattcacagcgtgtttacaggaggtattcagagacctggattgggaaaaattggggataagagatcatggagaataccttagtaacttgcgattcgctagtgatattgccttgcttagtaactcaggggaccaactgcaatgcgtgctcactgacctggagaggcaaagcagaagggtgggtctaaaaattaatctgcagaaaactaatgtaatgtttaacagtctcggaagagaacagcagtttacgataggtagcgaggcactggaagtggtatggAAGTGCTTCATGAGATTCCTGAGAAGTGCTTCATGAGAAGTGCCTcatgaggcactggaagtgcttcATGAGATTAGATTTAACCTTAACATAATCGTATGCATCTTGCGCAaggagtctggcgattacttcagcagcttcacacggcaacatagacagcaaccgctctCGCCATGTAATCGGGGCAAAGTTCATCTCCCAAGTCATTTCACAATTTCCTAGGAAGAACCTTATGTCATTCTCGACTTCAAaaggctttaatagcctgtccatgtgGTAAAATTCTGCCTCAATTGACTGTTCCAGATCCCTGGCACTCACTCAAGACTACTCCAAAAATTCACTTTCAAGGTCAAGTTgcattttcttaactcgcgatctttctcgcgttcctctttgccctgctcttctttctttctctgtctgtcCCGTTTCTCGCTTTTCCTAAAAAGTTTAAACCCAATTGCAACGTCCTTCTCGCTGGCCTGTTCAGAAATCAGATTTAATATTTCCAATTTCTTCATTTCCTTGTATACCTTTAGGCGCAGTTCTTTACAGACTACCAACTATTCATCTCTCAGCGTAATCTCAAATGTACGATTGCTGGTGTATTTCCTTGGTCGTGCTCGCTAATAAACACGACTtggtaaacacaacctagctgacaatcaacaatccagcttcctTATTGTAATTAAACTGAAGAACCAGAAAGCGAAGCATAgagagtgaaataaaaaaaaagcggctGTGGTTTACCTATGgttaaacctggttgaattgcgaaagcaaggttgcaacttctttctctcattcttcctaGCTTGCTTAGCTTTCGCCTTAGAATTTAACTGTTCCGAAGCAGTAGAGCAACTAGATTCAGATATAGACTCGTCGTCGGTAACTTCCATGGCGAGACTGATCAACCAACGCGTATTGCACCGCTATATATCCCAGTGAAGCCGCCACGGAGCGAGCGCAACGCAAGGAGGTCGTCATATCAACGGAGAGACCACTTTTTATGCGCGGCATAGCTCGGGGGCTACGGCACGCGCGACCAATGGCTCCCTTCTAGCTGCGGCGGGGAGCAAGCTGACGTCACGCGTCGTCATAGCAACGGAGAGAactgacgtcacaccacctgcgCCGGTTCTGGGAGGGGGGGTGGGCACGGCATACGCGACGAGCGGTTAGACCTGGCGTAgtattgctctcgcaataaaagcaagaactcaccgcagacacagcaccacgtcgcgaagcccgtctcaccgctgccagccagttgtaagagttggggtcaggCATGTCAAAATGGGTACCTGTTTCTTGCCGTCGTCCAATTCATCAACTCTAAGGATATTGTCTACATAACTACAATATATAAATGAAGAGTGAAAAGGAGCCGAAAAAGCCGAAAAATCCGAAAAAGACCAGAGAAAGCTACCGCCGCTCTTTGTTCAATTGGAGCGTCCAAAGTAtcgaaggacccgcgttgaggCCGAGTGTTAACACAGTCACTGCCGCACTTTTTTACATTGAACACAAAGAAAGAAGGGGAGCTTCGGAAGCTGGCGCATCTTGGTTCCTGGGATTACTCCGCAGTTAGCTGGAGCGTCTTTCTGACAACCGCGGTGGTTACCGAAGTCCGTGAGGGAACGCTTTAAAGACCCTTTtgcaggagttttcttgctcccattggtccgtgaaGGCGCCAGTGGGCCAGCAAACAATGCTTGgcccgccaaacgtgtctcgacTTTCGAGCGCCACTGCTCTGTCTGATGGTGCCATACGTCACGGTGGAgtaggagaggctagaaggtcaatAACCCCGCTGGCCAATCGTGACACCATGGACATTCTAGCAAGCTCGGACTCTGAGGCAGCACAAGCCGGTAACCGAAAGTAAGAACATTCCTTTCGTGTCGCGGCGCCGTCAATGAGGCAAAGGTGGTCAGACTGATATGTATACGAGGACTAGGATTATCGTGGTTTGCAAGTTTAATGGTACAATTAATCGGTAGCTTTGTTTGATGTTTGTTTAGAGTATCTTGTAGGATTTTAACATTTTCATGTTTATGGAGTTCTGTTGTCGTTTCATTCTGGGAAGTGTTCCGTGTGATTAATTCATGTTTGCGGTGCCACTCTGCGTCCCTCATTTCGTCTCATGAACGCATGCCCCAGAGATGGGTGACAATGGTTGTATCAACCGAATTAAGCTGTATGTATCGGTTCTCGTTAGTCGTGCACTGAGCTTTATGCTTCTGCGACGAGTTGATTAGGATTTTTATGTCCAAGTAAGCAATGACAAATTTTTATGTGAGAGCAAACAATGCATATAGGAATGATTCAGGTTTATATTGCGTTGGAGGGTTAATATCGCCCTAAGACAAAAGAAGAAAGGCTGCGGCAAGAGGCCGGTAACGAATAAGATGTAGACACTACTTCTCTTCATCTTGGCTGCTGTTAAGCCTGTGCGAATCTCCTTACTTGTAAATAGCTGTATATATACCTTTTGCGTGCAACATTATTGGCGGAGGTGCTGGTGTACGCTGCCTGTTCATCCCCGTCACCTAAGCACAGAACTCCGAAACAGTCGCTGCGTGCTACCCTTGGCGTCTGCCAGTGTAGAACCCGCCACGCCGGAATATACCACGTAACAACCGTCCCCGCCTTCTGTGATCTTGTAGCTTTCAAAAGATGGAGGCACCTTCTGGGGCACAGATGTGGACGTCGAAGATTAGATCTCACCTTGTGATCGTGTCAGCAAACAGAATAGGTGGGACAGTGAATGTGGTAATAATCTGAAACGAACCGCGGTAGTCTGGTACACGACGTACGAAAATGACCTGACCAGCTGGAAACTGCGCAAAGAAAAACTGAATGACTTGTTCGTCAAGTCATTGGGTCATCAGCGAACCGCTAAAAAAACTTGGCTCTCGCGCGCACTCATTAACTGATTCATACTATCCGCACATTGAGGTTATTCTATCGCTTTGTCATAAAGTTGAGCATAACATGTCCGAAAGAGACAAGATCAGGCACATCCTCAAAGGTATAGCTGATGACGCATTCAACCTCCTAGGAATTCAAGAACTGTGTTGCTGTGGATGCTATTGTCGAAATGTGTCGGCGATTAGAAGAAGCAAAATCTCCCTATATGGCCCATCAATCAGCCAGGCTCGCCAATACAACCGCGTCGTCATCATGCGAAGAACGAACACTTACTTTAGAATGCCCGACTTTGAAAACTTTGACGGGTATCGTACGTCATGAAGTAGAAGCGATGCAACAAGTCCCTTTTGGGGCCAATGGCTCGACTGCCTACCAGCCGATGGTTTCCTTGATTCAAGCCATGGTTCACCAGGAGGTCGCTAATTTTGGACGTTCTTCTCTCGGTATTGAGTGCGCCTTACTTCGACAAGATCCCAACGGTCACACCGAGGAGCCAGTCTTTTTACTAGCGATAGTGCAACCGCACTCAGTGGACGACGCCAGATGatcacccaatattatcaagtagcagcgatgatgaagaaagcagcaaaactgtgaatgacgaaactaaattGTGCCCTTAAACGCAAGTTACACTCAATGCACAGCGAAAGCGGCAAACACGGccggcgattgtcgaaatctgatcagcgagtcaagcgcatTGGCTCATATACATCAATCACCGAAGTTTctggagtaatcgctggtgctcgcgggtcttccagaaagttctgcgCCATTCGCGTGAGGCATAGATGAAATGTGATTACAGAAGGTTCATTCACAACGGACAGCAGATAGAACTATCGACAATATTTCAGAAAcctccgatacatgcaggcgtgtcctgcgctgagcgataacatttctttacacaatgaaacgcggtcaccccataaacaagtacacgtgtcaacatcCCCTCCCCTCTCTTAAAGAAGCATCGTCCTACAAACATACAAGGAGAGCCAAAAACAAAAGTGCACCTAACACAGAAAaattaacaagaaaaaaagaaatgaagtccAAAGCAACATAGTGTAAGAAAGTCCATATATCAGATATGCAAAATCCGAAATTTAGCGCTTGTAGGACTGCTTAAGTCGCCAACATGGACTATTGCAGGTCTTGAGTGGCggcgctgtgattgcgaaatgccgtctggcacgacctcattgtCCCGTGCGCAAATGCACCCAATGATCTTGTACGCTCCGAAATAGCAGCGTAAAAGCTTTCAAACCGTCACCACCGAAACCAAACACCATCACCAGGCTCGTATTACACGTATCGTTGTCGAGTATGGCAGAGTCAGCTGTTGGCCCCCTGCTGGTTCTACATGCGCAGGCGGCCGAggtgtcgggcttcttcggcgcgctggagataggcggcggCGTCAGCATACTCCTCGTCCGTGACCTGCGGTAGCATGGCGTCGGGAGTCGTCTTagggttcctgccataaaccagcttgaacggcgtgatctgcatAGTTTCTTGCGCCACCgtattgtaagcgaaggttacatactgCAGGACGGCAACCCATGTCTTCTGTTCGACGTGGACGTAAATCGCAAGCACGTCGGCGAAAGTTTTGTTCATTCGCTCTGTAGGACGATtcatctgtgggtggtaggcagctGCCCTCCTTTGGTATGCCTGACTGTAGTGGAAAATGATTTGGGGGAACTCTGCAGCGAAAGCTATcactctgtcggtgatgaggacttctggagcaccatgacGCAGCAGGATGCTATCGACGAACAATTTAGCAACTTCGGCCACACTACTTTCACTCGAAGCTTTTGTTTCGCCGTAGCGGGTAACGCATTCAGTCACCACAACCATCtgcttgtttccagatgttgacgtcggtaAGAGCCCCAagaaatccatcccgatctgctaaaATTGTCGGCAAGGACGCTCGATCGGCTGTAATAATGCCGCCGGCCTTGTCCGTGGTGTCTTGCGAGGCTGgtagtctcgacatgtcttgacgcaACGTGCGACGTCGGCAGTCTGGCGTGGTAAATAgtacttcttttttattcttgtgaGCATACGGGAAAACCCGAGATGCCCGACAGCCTTACCATCGTGCAGAGTGTGCAGGACTTCTCATCGGAGTGCTCCGGGCACAACGACAAGGTAGTCTGCGTGGGCTGCGAAAAGTTCTTCTTCGCCAGGACGCCGTTTATACAGAAAAACGAAGACGATTCGAGCCTAAATACCCTTGGAGCGAAGTAACCCTTGTTTCTCAAATACACATCAAGGCTTCTGTGTTCCGTGTCCTCTAACTGATGCTCGGCAGAGTCGTCTGCACTTACTGTACTTCAAAAGTCGTCCTAGTCTTGGTCATTTTGGGCTGCGTGTCCACGGGAGCGCGAGATGCATAGTCGGCCTCAGAGTGTTCTTGTCTGGACTATCAGATTACAGTGATTACAGCGtctccaagcaacctttgaaagatatacgcctgcattcgtttatcggcgcatcgtacaaggctcatTCATGTATGATGGCTTGAGAGGCCTCGCGACCAAACTtgcgtggtgcgataagcgtcagtaTCTGTGGACGCTAAAATGatgtgctcgatcatgaggcactcagGATAGTTTTAACTTCGCGTATCGTTAaataaagctacaaaagaaattgaactaaggttaaaaaacagtgcGCAAAATAGCGCGAAAAAGAAATATGGCAGCGCTCGGAAGAACAGAAAGCCACTAatgagtttatttcaataaaaaataaaccataAGCATCCAAGCAACCAAAAGAAAGATCCAAAGGTACAACTCGTTTAGCCATTTAACGTTTCTGTCTGTTGATCTCCAGAAGGGGCAATAGAAAGCAGTAGTTTACCCATTTCTATCTTTGTCGCAAGCATTGTTTATGTAGAGATAGGGTGACATCATCAAGGTTCGTTAAACAAtcacgttttacaccagttttgagcgGTTGTTTTCCACTGACACGTATAGTACGCGTTCAAAAAAGTCACTGCCTGAATCACTATAGTACTCGCgtctttccaacacttgtgcaATTACAGCTTTGACCAACTACGTTGGAATCTCGCGGCAGACTCTGCTTACGTATATATTTAGGGCatccggtgtgtgtgtgtgtgtgtggggggggggggggttcgctgCTATGCACGCTATCTTTCATGTAGCCCCGCAGGAAGAAGTCCAGCTTTgtcatgtccggcgaccttgcacgccagggtacaggtccgtgccggccaattCCCTGTCCACGAGAAAGCTTGTCGTGCCACGCTCGATACTGAGTACTGCTATGCGCAGGAGCACCGtcgtgttgaaaccagatgttccgaTGGTGTGCAAGTGGATCGTTGCAACAGACGTCATTCACGGCGCCCTCGTGGACGTGGTTGTCGTAGCGTTGCGTCCTTAGAGTGTTGTCAAAAAAAGATGGGTCGGATGATGTTGCCTTCAAAAATACCGGACAACACATTAACGACCATTAGTATTGGTGTCCTGTTTGTGCAAGGCAGTTGGGAAACGACCGTTAATACGGGAGACTAAGGAGACGGCGAACAATATCAATCCCCAATTGGATCTGATTAGCGCGAAATTGAAACCGAAGTATGAGAGCAGCAAGCACTGGTGGCGAGCGATAACCTTAAGCTTCTTCGAATATGAAGGCTTTCCTAGCTTTTGTAGCTTATAAAAATACCAATAAAAGCCGATAACATGCGCTGCAGCATTATAATGGGTTCAAGAAAGAGACCTTCGTCACTAGAAGTGGTTGAAGATAGGAAGGAAAGCGTGCTGAGAAGATTTTCCCCATGCCCTGAAAACTGGGGCAGGCAGTGGGCACCACATCCATCATAAAGCGAGCAGCACAACGACAACGACTAGCACAAGAAACACCTCAACACAGGTTACACCGCATGGCTGAAGAATACGACAACGGACCGCACGGCAAACAGCTGAATAGCTTGCGTACTACAATAACAGTAATGGGAAGTATAGCGAATGTTATTGGCTGGGGTCCTAAAAATAGGAATAGCCAATCCCCCAAACAAATGGTCCCTAAAATTTATGAACGACGCTCTGGGCTTAGAAACCTCCGTAACAGATTCCATGCCTACAGCAAGGAGAGGAGGTGTCCTGAATCGTTACTTTTTATTAGGAGTATACAACTTTCGAAAGTATTGAAATGCGTATTATATTTCAATACTCACCGCCCCATGATTGCCGTCATAGGCATGACAAACGATAGAATTGAAGTTGAAGAAAGATCTGTGTGTGTAAGTTAAAACCTTTGTGTTTGTGAATGCTCTTAAATTACCTTGGACAtacatcgtgagatgggttctgctggtATTTTTTACACTTCCCGGTAAAAGCTACTCACTCAGCCAGGCTACTTTCAGTGAAACTTGAAACAATAATAGAAATATACTGGTATAAACGTTGCCGCGATAAGGCACTCAAGAAAAGTTTAACGCGATGCAATTACCGCTAGTAGTAGCTCATGCTCGCATGAACAGCGGCAAATCTTACCACCTGCACCGGGTCAATATTCGACTAACATCAACCCTAAGGAACGCCCATCGTCCAGCTAATATTTCTTCACAGT
The sequence above is drawn from the Dermacentor andersoni chromosome 7, qqDerAnde1_hic_scaffold, whole genome shotgun sequence genome and encodes:
- the LOC140219577 gene encoding uncharacterized protein → MDFLGLLPTSTSGNKQMVVVTECVTRYGETKASSESSVAEVAKLFVDSILLRHGAPEVLITDRVIAFAAEFPQIIFHYSQAYQRRAAAYHPQMNRPTERMNKTFADVLAIYVHVEQKTWVAVLQYVTFAYNTVAQETMQITPFKLVYGRNPKTTPDAMLPQVTDEEYADAAAYLQRAEEARHLGRLRM